CATCGGCCACGGGATCCTGGCCGAGCTGCCCCGCATCGTGCAGGACGCCCCCGGAGCGGGTGCGGGAGGCGTGACGATCATCCACGCCAAGGCACTGGCCGACCGTGCCCGTGCTGCCGAGGCGGCGCTCACCAACGAAGGCCTGCGAGTCCTGAGCATCGAGGTCCCCAACGGAGAGGCTGCCAAGAAGGCGCGCGTCCTGGAGTATCTGTGGGACCGGCTTGGCTCCTTCCGCCTGGGTCGTGACGGACTCGTCGTCGGTCTCGGTGGCGGGGCGACGACGGACCTGGCAGGTCTCGCGGCTGCGACCTGGCTGCGAGGTGTTCCAGTGGTACAGGTGCCCACCACGCTGCTGGCCATGGTGGACGCCGCCGTCGGTGGCAAGACCGGAATCGACACGCCCGCTGGCAAGAACCTGGTGGGTGCCTTCCACCCGCCGGCCGCCGTCATCGCCGACCTGGAGACGCTCTCCACCCTCCCCGCCGCTGAGCTGCGGGCAGGACTTGGCGAGGTCATCAAGTGCGGCCTGATCGCCGATTCAGCCATTCTCGACCGGGTCCTGGCCGATCCTGCCGACTGCCTGACCTGGGACTCGCCAGTGCTGGCCGACCTGGTTGCCCGATCCGTCGCGGTCAAGGCCGCCGTGGTGGGGGAGGATCTCACCGAGTCCGGCCTGCGGGAGGTCCTCAACTACGGACACACCTACGCCCACGCGATCGAGAAGGTCACCGGGTACTCCTGGCGTCACGGAGAGGCGGTCGCCGTCGGCTGCGTCTTCGCCGCCGAGATCGCCCACCGCAACGGCAATCTGAGCAGAGACGCGCTCGCCCTGCACCGTCAGAGCTTCGATGCGGTCGGTCTGCCAACCCGCTTCCCCGAAGGGGAGGGGCGCTGGGAAGAGCTCAAGGAGGCCATGATGAGCGACAAGAAGGTACGCAGTGGGCGACTGCGCCTCGTCCTGCTCGATGACATCGCCAGGCCCGTGCGGGTTCAGGCACCGGCGGACAGCGTTCTCCTATCGGCTCACGAGGCAGTCACCGGTGGGCCCAGCCCGGCAGAAGGGAACCGCGGTTGAGCGCCACGGCACCGGGTTCCCTCATCCTCATCGGCCCGCCCGGCGCCGGCTGCTCCAGCGTGGCCCGTGCCATCGGGAGTGCCCGGGGCCTTCCCGTGCTCGATCTGGGCCAGCTCGTCGCCGATGAGCTGGGAACTCGCCCCGAGCTGGCGCTCGTCGCGGTGGCGGAGACCGAGTACCGCCGCATCGAGGCCGGCACCGCTGAACGGCTCCTGGAGCGGGCCGAGACCGGGGGCCTCGTCGTCGCCCTGGGATCGGGCTGCCTGGAGGCCAGGG
This region of Actinomyces oris genomic DNA includes:
- the aroB gene encoding 3-dehydroquinate synthase → MTWKRVPTITLRDDQLPLVLVGLPGAGKTTQARLLAQALGVQVTDTDAEIRRRARMTIPEIFAAEGEECFRDREHRAMRAVLDSPAAAQGVIALGGGAVLRPENRDLLRGHTVIYLSASPSTAAKHVGDGTGRPVMAPDADSDQTRAAQQRSEEPGEHAGVLARMEALYAQRSPLYSEVATLTVPTDGLSPQQVAALILVALGVQTAQAVSVLAPMAEGQSDSATVPDGGDASPRRVRPAATTEVGSGARRVSVAGERPYDVLIGHGILAELPRIVQDAPGAGAGGVTIIHAKALADRARAAEAALTNEGLRVLSIEVPNGEAAKKARVLEYLWDRLGSFRLGRDGLVVGLGGGATTDLAGLAAATWLRGVPVVQVPTTLLAMVDAAVGGKTGIDTPAGKNLVGAFHPPAAVIADLETLSTLPAAELRAGLGEVIKCGLIADSAILDRVLADPADCLTWDSPVLADLVARSVAVKAAVVGEDLTESGLREVLNYGHTYAHAIEKVTGYSWRHGEAVAVGCVFAAEIAHRNGNLSRDALALHRQSFDAVGLPTRFPEGEGRWEELKEAMMSDKKVRSGRLRLVLLDDIARPVRVQAPADSVLLSAHEAVTGGPSPAEGNRG